The following are from one region of the Methanoculleus caldifontis genome:
- a CDS encoding indolepyruvate ferredoxin oxidoreductase subunit alpha: MAFALHINMERCTGCNNCVVACPVDALELYTEDPATSEKIYKVKGGKAVILDFNSELCAGCGVCVQACPYAVIKLVGPWESRAKARKVEA; encoded by the coding sequence ATGGCATTCGCATTGCACATCAATATGGAACGATGTACAGGCTGCAACAATTGCGTGGTAGCATGTCCGGTCGACGCTCTCGAACTCTACACCGAAGATCCGGCAACCAGCGAGAAGATCTACAAGGTCAAGGGCGGCAAGGCCGTCATCCTTGATTTCAACTCAGAGTTGTGTGCCGGCTGCGGCGTATGCGTCCAGGCATGCCCCTATGCAGTAATCAAGCTTGTAGGACCGTGGGAGAGCCGGGCAAAAGCCCGTAAAGTGGAAGCCTAG
- a CDS encoding 4Fe-4S binding protein, whose protein sequence is MALFPKYSKTREGQNVIMEQRLLKAVNNLILNAETCTGCGICVDACPEEAIVLGPVGAARRGAIDYAEPIDVNPEKCSYCGVCVIMCPFNAMTLTIDGEERLPILEKEGFPTYNMVTTIDEEKCDRCTICEEVCPRDAIARDVPAFEGGDEAGKPRQTALQTKTTFNVDAEKCNVCGICGELCPSITVERNAANPETGKIEGEVKWEESTCDGCMICVEACPEECITLEREVISDRLPGKVEIQQDNCCTCTWCVESCPEEAITVEKIFEGDIEINPAKCPGGCSTCVEVCPCNALYLPTPLPAKEMKGQIEPNIAINKDFCILCGACVNACPSEDAIVLRRTAIRMSDKETDLFRRIKEKLLTPRTSKVKETAPGEVEVKVVGAAEEA, encoded by the coding sequence ATGGCACTGTTTCCAAAGTATTCCAAGACGCGGGAAGGACAGAATGTCATCATGGAGCAGAGGCTCCTGAAGGCAGTCAACAACCTGATCCTGAACGCTGAGACCTGTACAGGCTGCGGCATCTGTGTCGACGCCTGCCCGGAAGAGGCAATCGTGCTCGGACCTGTCGGTGCAGCACGCCGCGGGGCGATCGACTACGCCGAGCCCATCGATGTCAACCCTGAGAAGTGTTCGTACTGTGGCGTTTGTGTCATTATGTGCCCGTTCAATGCGATGACACTCACGATCGACGGCGAAGAGCGCCTCCCCATCCTGGAGAAGGAAGGGTTCCCCACGTACAACATGGTTACCACCATCGACGAGGAGAAGTGCGACCGGTGCACCATCTGTGAAGAAGTCTGCCCGAGGGATGCCATCGCCCGCGATGTCCCCGCATTCGAGGGTGGCGACGAAGCAGGCAAACCGCGCCAGACCGCACTTCAGACGAAGACCACGTTCAACGTCGACGCCGAGAAGTGCAACGTCTGCGGCATCTGCGGCGAGCTCTGCCCGAGCATCACCGTTGAGCGCAACGCCGCGAACCCCGAGACCGGCAAGATCGAAGGGGAAGTCAAGTGGGAAGAGAGCACCTGCGACGGCTGCATGATCTGTGTCGAGGCCTGCCCCGAGGAGTGCATCACTCTCGAGCGCGAGGTCATCAGCGACAGGCTGCCCGGCAAGGTCGAGATCCAGCAGGACAACTGCTGCACCTGCACCTGGTGTGTCGAGTCCTGCCCCGAAGAGGCAATCACCGTCGAGAAGATCTTCGAGGGAGATATCGAGATCAACCCCGCGAAGTGCCCCGGCGGCTGTTCGACCTGTGTCGAGGTCTGCCCGTGCAACGCTCTCTACCTGCCGACCCCTCTCCCCGCAAAGGAGATGAAGGGACAGATTGAGCCCAACATCGCCATCAACAAGGACTTCTGTATCCTCTGCGGCGCCTGCGTCAACGCCTGCCCGAGCGAGGATGCGATCGTTCTGCGGCGGACGGCGATCCGGATGTCGGACAAGGAGACGGATCTCTTCAGGAGAATCAAGGAGAAGCTGCTCACCCCGAGAACGTCGAAGGTGAAGGAGACCGCTCCCGGAGAGGTCGAGGTCAAAGTTGTGGGAGCAGCAGAAGAGGCGTGA
- the hdrB gene encoding CoB--CoM heterodisulfide reductase subunit B yields MSGNNHQYAFFLGCIAPNRYPGIEAAAIQTSKNVGIDLLPLKGASCCPAPGAFGSIDLNVWYAMAARNVVLAEQMKMDIALICNGCYKSIWEVNHKLKHNDELRDGVNEVLKEIDMEFKGTVDVWHLAELYYDPEIVGVKKIADSIKRPLSGAKIAVHYGCHLMKPGKERHFGDTENPMWMEELVAALGAEPVQYRNKMQCCGAGGGVRGYDLAHALDITNEKLINMQEVGVDAVTEVCPFCQLQFDRGQIEVKEKFGAEYGIPVLHYNELLGLAQGMSPDELALDLHAIDVEPFLKKIL; encoded by the coding sequence ATGAGCGGAAACAACCACCAGTACGCATTCTTCCTCGGGTGCATCGCCCCGAACCGGTACCCCGGCATCGAGGCAGCGGCCATCCAGACCAGCAAGAACGTCGGCATCGATCTCCTCCCCCTGAAGGGCGCAAGCTGCTGCCCGGCACCGGGTGCGTTCGGTTCGATCGACCTGAATGTCTGGTATGCAATGGCAGCCCGGAACGTCGTGCTCGCCGAGCAGATGAAGATGGATATCGCCCTGATCTGCAACGGGTGCTACAAGTCCATCTGGGAAGTCAACCACAAGCTGAAGCACAACGATGAGCTCCGCGACGGAGTCAACGAAGTGCTCAAAGAGATCGATATGGAGTTCAAGGGGACTGTCGACGTCTGGCACCTCGCCGAGCTCTACTACGACCCCGAGATCGTTGGCGTCAAGAAGATCGCCGACAGCATCAAGCGCCCCCTCTCCGGTGCAAAGATCGCCGTCCACTACGGCTGCCACCTGATGAAGCCCGGCAAGGAGCGGCACTTCGGAGACACCGAGAACCCGATGTGGATGGAAGAGCTCGTCGCCGCACTCGGAGCCGAGCCTGTCCAGTACCGCAACAAGATGCAGTGCTGCGGCGCCGGCGGCGGTGTCCGTGGATACGATCTCGCGCACGCGCTCGATATCACGAACGAGAAGCTGATCAACATGCAGGAAGTAGGCGTCGATGCAGTCACCGAAGTCTGTCCGTTCTGCCAGCTCCAGTTCGACCGCGGCCAGATCGAGGTCAAGGAGAAGTTCGGTGCCGAATACGGCATCCCCGTCCTGCACTACAACGAACTCCTGGGACTGGCACAGGGCATGAGCCCGGACGAGCTCGCACTCGACCTGCATGCCATCGACGTTGAACCGTTCCTGAAGAAGATCCTGTGA
- a CDS encoding tRNA(Ile2) 2-agmatinylcytidine synthetase, whose protein sequence is MITLTPDDVRARFGPLFSMKYLAMVDQNAGLAEIREQCRARGTIEWDAANRVRAKGAVLSCHVEGTTMTMLARLGVSPANFGAASTEIGGQALEGVEVLGDEVVTTWAGIAGAGVGVAACLPQAPGVIRAEYPSEDDLRIGGARVCRVRIASPLYEKVTIGIDDTDTREEGATWVLALKCAEACTIPGVEYLDMRLVQLNPAVPKKTTNCVGSALNFAVRPGNVDALIEYVRDFIESEAVSNDTGIAVYRGIAFAEESPYLKRVKTELLTVEDAEAEAARMGVRFVDSNRRKGRIGALGAVLWGNKGVEAAGLYGETL, encoded by the coding sequence ATGATCACGCTCACGCCTGATGACGTCAGGGCCCGGTTCGGGCCGCTCTTCTCGATGAAGTACCTCGCCATGGTCGATCAGAACGCCGGTCTCGCGGAGATCCGCGAGCAGTGCCGGGCCCGGGGGACGATCGAGTGGGATGCGGCGAACCGCGTGCGGGCGAAAGGTGCGGTCCTCTCCTGCCATGTCGAGGGCACGACGATGACGATGCTTGCCCGCCTGGGCGTATCGCCGGCGAATTTCGGGGCCGCGAGCACCGAGATCGGCGGGCAGGCACTCGAGGGTGTCGAGGTTCTCGGCGACGAGGTGGTGACCACCTGGGCCGGGATCGCGGGAGCGGGCGTCGGCGTCGCTGCCTGCCTCCCCCAGGCGCCGGGCGTGATCCGGGCCGAGTACCCCTCCGAGGACGATCTGCGGATCGGGGGTGCCCGGGTCTGCCGGGTGCGGATCGCATCACCGCTCTATGAGAAGGTGACGATCGGGATCGACGACACCGACACCCGCGAGGAGGGCGCCACGTGGGTGCTCGCGCTCAAGTGCGCCGAGGCCTGCACGATCCCCGGTGTCGAATACCTCGACATGCGCCTCGTGCAGTTGAACCCCGCGGTCCCGAAGAAGACCACCAACTGCGTTGGATCCGCCCTGAACTTCGCGGTCCGTCCGGGGAACGTGGACGCATTGATCGAATACGTCCGCGACTTCATCGAGTCGGAGGCGGTCAGCAACGACACCGGCATCGCGGTATACCGCGGGATCGCGTTTGCGGAGGAGTCCCCCTATCTCAAGCGGGTCAAGACCGAGCTCCTGACGGTCGAGGATGCGGAGGCGGAGGCGGCACGGATGGGTGTCCGGTTCGTCGACTCGAACAGACGGAAAGGGCGGATTGGAGCACTGGGCGCTGTTCTCTGGGGGAACAAGGGCGTTGAGGCGGCAGGGCTGTATGGAGAGACTCTCTGA
- the hdrC gene encoding CoB--CoM heterodisulfide reductase subunit C, producing the protein MAVKKDYKDQKLAEKLRDRKYYAPDSNPEFLKEVEKIGQTAAHMCYQCGTCTGSCPSAPRSSYRIRLFMRKAVLGLEEEALTDPDLWLCTTCYSCTDRCPRDLAPTDAIMAMRNLAFKRDIIPRNFLQTVQLIYKSGHGVPNNDANRAARKKLGLEEEPETTHKYPEYLPGIRRILDHYRLKENADRILAEGE; encoded by the coding sequence ATGGCAGTAAAGAAAGACTACAAGGATCAGAAACTCGCTGAGAAACTCCGGGACAGGAAGTACTACGCTCCTGACAGCAACCCCGAGTTCCTCAAGGAAGTGGAGAAAATCGGGCAGACGGCCGCCCATATGTGCTACCAGTGCGGCACCTGCACCGGTTCGTGCCCCTCGGCACCCCGGAGTTCGTACCGTATCAGGCTGTTCATGCGCAAGGCAGTCCTCGGTCTCGAGGAAGAAGCCCTCACCGACCCGGACCTCTGGCTCTGCACCACCTGTTACAGCTGCACCGACCGGTGCCCCCGCGACCTCGCGCCGACCGACGCGATCATGGCGATGAGGAACCTCGCGTTCAAGCGCGACATCATCCCGCGCAACTTCCTCCAGACCGTCCAGCTGATCTACAAGAGCGGCCACGGCGTCCCGAACAACGACGCGAACCGGGCCGCCCGGAAGAAGCTCGGCCTCGAGGAGGAGCCTGAGACGACGCACAAGTACCCCGAGTACCTGCCCGGCATCAGGAGAATTCTCGACCACTACAGACTCAAAGAGAACGCTGACAGGATCCTCGCGGAGGGAGAGTGA
- the fhcD gene encoding formylmethanofuran--tetrahydromethanopterin N-formyltransferase yields MELNGVTIDDTYAEAFPTWVARPIITAVTEEWAYKAAVEAVGFATSTIGCPAEAGIDCFVSPDETPDGRPGYAIMICASKKKLKEQVVERLAECVLTAPTTAVFDGLSDVVAEVQEKLPVKLHFFGDGFEEKREVGGRTVWAIPIMEGEYIGEEEFGAVKGVAGGNFFIMGENQMAALTAAQAAVDAISGVCGVITPFPGGIVASGSKVGSNKYKFMGASTNEAYCPTLREKVEGSKVPEGVKAVYEIVIDGVDQDSIKTAMAEGIRAATKVPGVKFISAGNFGGSLGPFKFDLKDVLADYL; encoded by the coding sequence ATGGAACTGAATGGCGTTACTATCGACGATACGTATGCAGAGGCGTTCCCGACCTGGGTGGCACGGCCCATCATCACCGCAGTCACCGAAGAGTGGGCATACAAGGCCGCAGTGGAGGCCGTCGGCTTTGCCACCTCCACCATCGGATGTCCGGCAGAGGCGGGCATCGACTGTTTCGTCTCACCCGACGAGACTCCCGACGGACGGCCCGGCTATGCGATCATGATCTGTGCGAGCAAGAAGAAACTCAAGGAGCAGGTCGTAGAGCGCCTCGCCGAGTGCGTCCTCACCGCCCCGACGACCGCGGTCTTCGACGGCCTCTCCGACGTCGTCGCCGAGGTCCAGGAGAAGCTCCCGGTCAAGCTCCACTTCTTCGGCGACGGGTTTGAGGAGAAGCGCGAGGTCGGCGGAAGGACCGTCTGGGCCATCCCGATCATGGAAGGCGAGTACATCGGTGAAGAGGAGTTCGGCGCCGTCAAGGGCGTTGCAGGCGGCAACTTCTTCATCATGGGCGAGAACCAGATGGCCGCACTCACGGCAGCCCAGGCGGCGGTCGACGCCATCAGCGGCGTCTGCGGTGTAATCACCCCCTTCCCCGGCGGCATCGTCGCGAGCGGCTCGAAGGTCGGGAGCAACAAGTACAAGTTCATGGGCGCAAGCACGAACGAGGCTTACTGCCCGACGCTCCGGGAGAAGGTCGAGGGCAGCAAGGTGCCCGAGGGCGTCAAGGCCGTCTACGAGATCGTCATCGACGGCGTCGACCAGGACTCGATCAAGACCGCGATGGCCGAGGGCATCCGTGCGGCGACCAAGGTGCCGGGCGTGAAGTTCATCAGCGCCGGGAACTTCGGCGGCAGCCTCGGACCGTTCAAGTTCGACCTGAAGGACGTCCTTGCGGACTACCTCTAA